Within the Thermoanaerobaculia bacterium genome, the region GAGAACGGCGGCGCTGTGCTCGTGGCGCAGGGTCTCCCCGGATCGGGGCTCGCCGAGGCCGGCGAGCAGGTTCTGGTGCAGGGCTTTCTGCCGGTGCCCGGGGGCTCCGGCGAGGGCCATCGCTTCGGGGCCGCCCTCGCGGCCGCCGACTTCGACGGCGACGGAATCGACGATCTCGCGATCGGCTCGCCCGGCGAGAGCTGGCCAGACGACGACGGTGGCGAGCTCTTCGATGTCGGAGCGGTGTCGATCGTGACCGGCGACCCGGCCGGATTCCTGGCCAACGGCTACGGCTCGCGGATCGAGCGCGCCGAGCTCGGCACGGCCGCCAATCTGGATGCGTTCGCCTCCAGCCTCGCCGCCGGCGACTTCGACGGCGACGGCGCCTGGGAGCTCGTCATCGGGGCGCCCGGCGCGACGGCCGGTGGCGTTGCCGCAGCCGGCGCGGTCTACGCGATTGCGCGGCCCGACGCCTCGCCGTCCGGGGAGGTGACCGTGATGGTCCAGGCCCATGTCGCGCCGGGCGCCGCCGAGACCTTCGACAACTTCGGCGCCGCGCTCGCGGTTGGCGACTTCGACGGCGGCCACTACCTGGATCTCGCGATCGGGGCGCCGAACGAGAACTCGGGGGCGGTCAGCAACGCGGGAGCGGTCAGCGTGTTCGTGAGCGTCGTCCTCTTCCGCGACGGATTCGAGAGCGGCAACGTCGGGCCGTGGTCTGACGCGGTGGGCGACTGAGGATGGGTTCCCTCGGCTGCGGGCGGGGGTTTTTCCGGGCGGCGGGACCGGCGGCTCGGGGACCGAGAGGTGGAAAGGCTCGGCGCCTGAGCTAGATTTCGTCCCCAATGTCGATCTTTCGCTCCCCCGTTCGTCGCCCTGATGAAGGCCGAGGGGGGTGCGAACTCCGAGAGACCCCGCCGGAACCCGACCAGGAGGCGTCATGCGAGTGATGGTGATCGTGAAGGCGACGGCAGAGTCCGAGGCAGCCAAGAGTCCCCTCGACGCGGAGGGCGCCGACGAGATGTTCACGGCGATGGGCAAGTTCAACGATGAGCTGATCCAGGCGGGGGTCATGGTCAGCGGCGACGGGCTGCGGCCGAGCCGGTTCGGCAAGCGGGTCCATTTCCGCGGGCGCGAGCGGTCGGTGACCGACGGGCCGTTCGCGGAGACCCGGGAGCTCGTGGCCGGGTACTGGATCTGGCAGGTGGGCTCGATGGACGAGGCGGTCGAGTGGGCCAAGCGCTGCCCGAACCCGATGCCGGGGCCGAGCGATCTCGAGATCCGGCCGCTGTGGGAGGCCGAGGACTTCGGGCCGGAGATCGCGGCGGAGGTGGATGCGCAGCGGGTGAGGCTGTCCGAGCGGGGCTGACGCCTCTTTGGCCGGCGCGCTCGCGGTACGCCGGGGACACGCTCCAGCCCGGGGGCTCGA harbors:
- a CDS encoding YciI family protein; amino-acid sequence: MRVMVIVKATAESEAAKSPLDAEGADEMFTAMGKFNDELIQAGVMVSGDGLRPSRFGKRVHFRGRERSVTDGPFAETRELVAGYWIWQVGSMDEAVEWAKRCPNPMPGPSDLEIRPLWEAEDFGPEIAAEVDAQRVRLSERG